TTGCCGTCCTTGGCGCCACATCCACCGACGCGATGATCAAGCGCCTGGGGGGCATCACGTGGAACAGGCTCCACATGATGGTCTATGGTCTCACCGTTCTGGCCTTGCTGCACTTCTTCCTGCAGACCAAGATCGACGTCACTGAGCCCGTGCTGATGATCGGCTTCTTCCTGTGGCTGATGGGCTTCCGGGCCCTGAGGCGCTACTCCGTTCCGATCAACCCGTGGTCCCTGACAGGGCTGGCACTGGCGGCCCCTGTCGCAACGGCGCTGCTTGAAGGCCTCTGGTACGCCACGATGACAGGCGTCAGTGCCGTCAGGATCCTGCAGGCCAACCTGAGCATCGAATACGAATTCCGGCCGTCCTGGTGGGTGCTCTTTGCGGCACTCGCTCTGGTCGTAGTCAATATCCTGAGGACCGTGCTGCGCCGGCCGGAACCAAGACGCGGCCGGGGTGCGCGCATGGCATCACCGGCAAACATTCCCATATCAGGCCGAGCAGCGTAATTCTCGCAATCCTGGAGGTCCCCCATGAGCCTTGCCGAAAAGACCTATCCCGTCACCCGGACCGATGCCGAATGGCGCAGCCTCCTGACGCCCGAGCAGTACCAGGTCATGCGCGCGCATGGCACCGAGCGTCCCGGCAGCTGCGCACTCCTTCATGAGAAGCGCCGCGGCACCTTCTCCTGCGTCGGATGCGGGCAGGACCTGTTCGTCTCCCACAAGAAGTTCGAAAGTGGGACGGGCTGGCCAAGCTTCGACACGCCGGTGGCAGGGTCGGTCGAGGAGACCGTCGACCGTTCGTGGGGCATGGTGCGTACCGAGGTCCATTGCGCCAGTTGTGGCTCGCATCTCGGCCACGTCTTCCCGGATGGCCCGCCTCCGACCGGCCTTCGCTATTGCATCAACGGTGTGGCGCTGGCGTTCAAGCCGGAATAGCCGCGCAGCCTTGATCCGAATCATCTGCCCCGCCGATGGTGCGCGAATGCGGCATCGGCGGCAGAAGGATTGGCCGGCATCATGAGCGACGTGACACCCGCAGACGAATCCCAGCGCGCCAAGGCGCTGGTTGATGTCGGCCGCATCATGGCGGCTGGCTCATTGACCATCGGCTCGATCATGCTGACCGTCTTCGGCTTCGTCGAGCGGTCGATCGGCTTCGAACGTCTGGCTTCCGACAAGAGGCTGGCCATTGTGGCGCTGTTGCCCGGCGTTGCGGCCTTCGCCTTCCTCGTCTGCGCCCGGTCCATCGGTTCCATC
This region of Phreatobacter aquaticus genomic DNA includes:
- a CDS encoding protein-methionine-sulfoxide reductase heme-binding subunit MsrQ → MAPWQDRSGKFSTLKLVAFVGILAPGTWLAMQAGFGWLGSKPVTEAIHQSGDWAVRLLLVSLLVTPLRYVADWPKLILVRRMVGVAALAYTVLHLALYVVEQRYDLGKVVSEIVLRFYLTIGFVALVGLAVLGATSTDAMIKRLGGITWNRLHMMVYGLTVLALLHFFLQTKIDVTEPVLMIGFFLWLMGFRALRRYSVPINPWSLTGLALAAPVATALLEGLWYATMTGVSAVRILQANLSIEYEFRPSWWVLFAALALVVVNILRTVLRRPEPRRGRGARMASPANIPISGRAA
- the msrB gene encoding peptide-methionine (R)-S-oxide reductase MsrB, coding for MSLAEKTYPVTRTDAEWRSLLTPEQYQVMRAHGTERPGSCALLHEKRRGTFSCVGCGQDLFVSHKKFESGTGWPSFDTPVAGSVEETVDRSWGMVRTEVHCASCGSHLGHVFPDGPPPTGLRYCINGVALAFKPE